The genomic region CTTATTTCGCATTTGTATTagtggtttgtttgtttttttttacgggtgtttttttttttttgtttgtctccaTGAAATAAAGAGCGGATGTGTTTTCAATGTGGAATCAAGTTGAAAATAAACGCCATTCGACCCATGTTGTTGATGTCGCTTTCACCTTCTCCAGGGAAAAAATATATCCGTTTCAAAGAAATGAAGCTTATAGTTTCATGTGCTTTTCGTGACATGACGAAACTCGTCATCAAAAGCCAACGTCTTTTGGCCAGTCTTTATCTGTCGTGTTGCCCAGCCCTGCGAAGCATATAGACAAGCGACTTCCGCGCATAAACACAAACCACACAATTTATAGACATGAgctttgttttctaatttggTCATCCTCGTCGAAATGGCAAAAGCCCGATGGCCATCGAAATCTTGTTAAAGAGGCTACGCCATCATTTCAGCAACAACCTGTTTCTTACAATTGGATGcagaaaaaacagctgttgattttttaaaaatatttacaggATAATGTGAGAGGAACGCCCTGACTTCCGCACGACAACTCCACTGTGTTTTTTTGAACGAATACGCTCTGGCTTTGACCGTGCAGGTTCCGCAAAACCCAAATCAGACCCAGAGGCAATGGCCATGATTAGCAACTGTTTTGATTTCACGGTCGTCTCAAAAACCAACTTGCATATAAAACAAGGTCACATGGGCTCCTCTTCTTCATCACTGTCGTCGTTTCTCAAAACATGTACCGTTCATTTACAGTTGGAATTTTATTTCCCTGGGGCCGAAAACCTTCGTGAATTGTACGTTGTGGTGCTGGAGCGCTCAACGACTATCATCGACAGTTTTCACAGCTCAAAAGAAACGCTTTTATGGTTGATGGTAAATAGTTTAATGATCATAAGAGACACGGTGAATACATTACGAACTTATGTATTAGTTGGCTCTAGCcacaaaaaatgttcaaacTCTTCCGGAGCAACCCAAACGTTTGGTTTCCTCAAAGTCCGAGACGAATGTTAAAGGAAGTTCAAAAAAGACAGACAAAGGCAACTGTCCAAATGTAGATGAAATTCTTCATTTCCATTAGCTAACGAATTACAGCTTTTTAGAAACCGGTTCTGTTTTCTTCATTGGCTGCTGGCCAGCGTCACCAAAGTTGCTTATATCCTCGAGCTACGTTCTCGCATTATAATTGCTCTGCAAAAATAACAACCTTGTTGCTACCTCCATTCTCTTTGGGCACACGGGGATTTCCAAAACGCAGCTCCACATTCGAACAACGCCAAGCTTTGTCAACTGCACGTTCTAAAATTTCGTGCCGTCACATTCGTGTCGTTTGTGCATACGTTGAAGGATGGCCGAATGTTTACGTTTTGTTAACACCGTCCGATTTAGGCTTGGCCTAGTGATTGTTTTGACAGGCTTCTTGATTTCCTTAGCGATAGAAGGCCGTGCTGTGGTCCTCGACAAAAACAATGGGATCATGTTGCCCGACAAGGAGGTGCAAGTGTTTAACGCTTCGGCCAATATTAGCGTGACGTGCATCTTCATCCACTCAGTCGAGATCAAATGGAATGTTCCCGACTACCTTATTAAAACACCCGGGGTAAAATAATAAGTGACAACGAGTTGGTGATAGAGTGCAGACCTGATCTATtctaaatcattttcattACACGTTCTTACAGATTAGTGCAATGGCCGAGcgattgaatttcattttcgagaAGAACGAGACTCacgtttggtcaacgatgacTATCACAAAAGCCAGGGCAAGAGACACTGGCTGTTACGAATGCTATTTACCTTTGTTTAATGAAGTCCGAGTGAAGCAGTACCTCTACATTTACAGTAAGTCATCAGCTTGATGGCGTATTCATTGTCATACATTGTTTCCATCATTTCTATGCACATTCACGTTCGGCACATCCACAGATAGAAGAGATGCAGTCGTTATGGAAGACGAATTAGTCAAATTTCGCTTTGACATAGGCGAAGAAGTTTTGATACCCTGCAATCCCACTCACCCTGATGTCGTTGTGCAGTTGAAACGTTCTCCTCAGTTAGCCCTCGGGCAACTATCGAAGGTACCTTTTTTCACTTGAGAAAAACTGGACTAGTTAATGAACAATACTTTTAAAGGTTATTcattattataaaaataaaatagaaacatCAATTCATTtcgtgaaacaaaacataacaaaattgCTTTTAGGAGGAACTGCAACGAGACTTGTTATCCGGATTGTCTCAATATTGGTTCCGGCAACCGTTCAAAGGATTGCGTCACAGAAATGTGACCCTGGACGATTTCGGAAGTTATCAATGCAGTGGCCTACTCAAAAACAGTACGGGCAAGCCAACGGACAAAAGATTTAATCTGATTGTGTCTGGTGAGATTCTTCTAGACGATTCAATTTGTGAACGCAAAAGACATGCTGTCTTGGTATATACAATTGCGAACAGGAGTTGATCTGACTAGAAATGGCAGTGCTCGTGATCCTGTGGAAGGAAGTACCGTCGTTCTGATCTGTCGTTCCTACGCTCTTTCATCTCCACCACGCTGGTCGTATTATCAGACTGCCAGCGACACCGAAGAGGAACAGGTTAGCATTAGTGAAAGCGATACGCCATCCGAATTGGGTAAGTCAAAGAGTTCAACGCAGGTCAATGATTCCATTTGCTTACCTTTCCCTGTCTTGCAGCTTTGAAAATCAACACGACAAAACTGACTGTTCACGGAGAAACAGATTCATATTACGTAAGCATTTTGGAATTGTCTAATGCCACAGTGAATTCGCCACAAAAATTCGGATGTTGGGCTGCGAATAAGCGTGAACAAATCGAATCGGCAACCATTTCATTCCAAGTCACACGCAAGTCAAAATTATAGTTTGCCCATTGTACGACTGAAATCAATGATGTTCTGCGATGACAGGGGCTCGCATTCCCGTCATAGCAGCAAGGAGCAATTCGACGGCGTCCGTCCAAGTGGTGCTGGTTAAAGGACAAGCTCGAAATTTGACGTGCGCTGGATACGCTTCGCCTCAACCTGAGATTCAGTGGCTCAAGGTAAATGCGTTCACTGTTCTAGTTGACAACTCGTTTTGAATAAACTATTGAACTGAATTCACAGGATGGCATACAACACTTTGACGAAGTTTACTCTAGTGGCAATGCGACTGTGTTGACCCTACAAGGCACAGAAGAAGAAGTCGGTTCGTACGCTTGCATCTTTAGTAACTACCTGGGCCaaagtttcaaaaatttcacCGTGACCTTTGTTGAGGAGCCGGACGAGATTGGTAATACAGTTGTGATTGCTGTTGGTACATTGACGGCCGTCATCATTCTGGCTACTATCCTGATTGGCATTAAACTCTACTTTGATAAGGTGGAATTGTTGCCCCCGTTCGAACGTCTTTGGGCTTCTTTCTGATGagcgtcgtttttttttttgtatagaaAGGGAACTTGTTTCCAGGCGCTCAAGCACTGCTCAGAGGCAAACCAAACGAACTGAATGATCATCTCAGTTTGGACGAGCAAATCGAAATTTTGCCCTACGATACGCGATGGGAATTTCCCAGGCATCGACTTAAACTCGGTAATTGAATTtgtgttgctgttgtttgtaTTGACATCCATCTAATCGTGTCTCACTTACAGGTGTGCAGCTGGGGGCTGGGTGCTTCGGCCGAGTGGTCAAAGCTCAAGCTGTCGGTGTGAAAGATTCTGAGGAAACTGTCAAAACAGTGGCAGTGAAGATGGTGCGTTCCCAAACTAACGTGGCTGCCCTGGAAGCTCTGGTCGGTGAATTAAAAATCATGATACACCTGGGGGCACATCTGAATGTCGTTAATCTGTTGGGAGCTTGCACGAAAAGCGTCATCAAAGGTATGATTCAATAGCCTGAGACGTTGCACTTCATTTGTTTGCCTCTATGTTAAATGTACAGGAGAACTTTTGGTCATTGTCGAGTATTGTCGATTTGGAAATTTGCAAACTTATCTGGTCGGCCACCGGACGGATTTCTTCAACCAAGTCGACGAGTTCGGCAATCTCTTGACGGATGCTGAAATGCAAGAAATGGACCATTCCAGGTATGGCACATTGTTTCTTGAATCAAAACGAATGTGGTGATCAGTTTGTCATCGTCATTTAGAAATGGAAACGCGAATAATGTGGATGAGATTCAAACGTGCTCATCTCAAGCCAATTTGATCGATCAAGATATTTCTGCTTGCCCAGAAGGTTTGGCTATTTTTTGACACTAGTTTTTTAAGCGCGTAACATCTGAACTGCTTTCAGGTTCATCCTCGTCGTCTTCCAGTGGGGAAGTCATTCCAGGTGCAGACACGTTTGGATTTTATCAACAAGACCCGGAAAATCAAGTGAGTCATTCCGTTTCGACAGCCGATTTGATATCTTGGTCCTTTCAAATCGCCAGAGGAATGGATTATTTGGCTACGAAAAAAGTGGCCAATTAGGCTATAATCATTATTACACATAAACTGCATATGACTCGGTTGatttccccccaaaaaaggtTCTTCACGGCGATTTGGCCGCTCGTAACGTCCTACTGGCCGATGGCGGAGTGGCTAAAGTGGCGGATTTCGGAATGTCTCGCAACATGTATTACGAAGGAAATTATCAGAAAGAATCGCAGgtccatttaaaaaactttcacctttacttttctttttttcgcataTTTTTCACTTACTAACTTTCTAAACACGCTGTGGTGAATCCAGGGTTTAATGCCCGTCAAATGGATGGCCATTGAATCTCTGACGGATCGCCGTTTCTCCACGCAATCTGACGTCTGGTCGTACGGCGTTCTTCTTTGGGAAATCTTCACCTTAGGCAAAGTGCCATATCCAGGTAGGTCGTTCACCTTTTTGAAAGGATTCCAAACGAATGATTGAACACATCCGCAATGCAGGCATGGAAGCCAACCACGAGCTTgtagtgcaactggaaaaagGATACCGTATGGAGAAACCTGATTTTGCACCCAATTATTTTGGAGAAATTATGGCGGGTTGTTGGAAATCGGACCCGAAGGAGAGACCAACGTTCAGCCACATCGAACAGCAGATCAGCATTCAAATGGAGTCGACCGTCAGTGATCACTATTTAAATTTGAACGAATCGTACGAGAAGTTGAACCAAGAGAAAGTGAGTACCCCGGCCAACGAACCTCTGGGTCTGGCCAAAGCTCTGGACTCTAAAGAGAAATTAAGCCGAAAGAGTTCAGATGGCGACATGCCAACCAATAAACCAGTCTGGAACGCAATGAGTTTGCGACGAATCTCtgaagaaaagtaaaaaaaaaaaaatatttccgattaaatacaaaattttattttcttcaatttcaacATGACATTGCCCTGCTTTGGTCATAGGACTAACATCGACGCCATGTCCCAACAAAAGACGCAGATAGGCAACCAGTACGTTTAGGGTTGGAGTCTTGGGTTTTATTATTGCCCGATCACCTGTATGCTGGGCCAGCGGTTAGGGTACGTAGTTGTCTGTAAAAAGAGGCCAACTAAATCTCGATCATTGCCATTTTTCTATAAATGTGTTGTCTTTTTATCGTTTCATTTACTGTGTCACCGCGACTGAGATGCAGTCAAAAACAATACATTTAGCTATACCTTTTGAATCGTTTTCATCCATTCGTCCAATTCAATCGCTTAgcaggggaaaaaaagccATGTCCTCTTCTAAGAAGCAAAATATGTGAAACGGTCTTTTAATAAATTGGGTAGGAAACGTGGAATGCAGGATTTTACATCCATGTATGTCACTCGTATAGGATCGCCATTTTGAAAACCAGTTTATATAACTGTATCTACTACGACGTTGTGCCATGAACAATCTGTTGGGAAAAACTGGAAAACCCTCTCATTGTTTACAAATGGATTCGGAATTTTAAAGTGAAAAGATTTTCGTTCGGATGTGATTATTCAGTGACAactcaaacaagaaaacgtcCGTGGCCCACTTTATGTTGCAGCACACTTTCATTTTCGTCCCTCTTAATTTTGTGCTTGAAGTCAACGTTTCGAAACGTGCTGCATTTCTCTTGGTTTTACATAGCCGAGTTTGGCTCGCGAATTCTTGCTTGTGGTTTCCCCCTTTTCTAACGTGATACTGAAGTCGGTTTGGAGATTAGCACAATTCGAGTCTATTTCAGTTTCCCGCATCCGCCAGCCGTTTTTCCTACCGAATATTATCAAAATCCATTTTCACTTAGTGTTAATGACCTATAAGTAACTTGCATGCTAAAATGAATGTTAAAAATAACCTATGCTATGTGGGAAGCTATTtgaatcatgtttttttttgcaacacgtaaaaaatcgaaacatACATTTGTCTGGCCTTGACGGCGTCCAGTTTCGATTTCAGAAAcatgtttgtttggttttttaaaatctattttgTGGCCCTTCCCTCCGACAGGGACCTAGGTACGCTTTTAGTCAAATTAGCCTCAGGTGTAAGGTTCACCTTGGTCAAACGCAAAGTGCCTAACATCTTCAGGCCAACGGCAGGCAAGCCTAACTATACGCTTCCATATTCAGACAGTGGCCAAAGAGCAGAGCGGTAAGACGCAGATGTTTAACGTCCTTGGTTGATGGGCCAGGAAGAGGAAGTggtaacgttttttttttattacgtttCGCTAGTCGTCTGTGTCCTTACGAAAATGCTAAACATTCATCAGAAATCTAGTTGACATTGGCTGGCGTCTGGAAGTCATTCTCAACTGAAACTCTGTTTCTCATTgtttgtctttgcattttctcttctgttATGTGCAGTGGCTCTTTTGTTTAAGAGGTGAATTTCGACTGACTTAACGGTGAATGCGATGGCGGTGAATGGGCTGTTGCTAGGTCGTTTAAATACTAGCGGATTCTTACCGTGGGTTACGTCGGCGCTTCGAGTGTTTTCAATCGTTGTGTTAATATCGCACGCGTACGGCCAAACCAacgaattaaacaaaaacaatgggaTTATGTTACCCAACGTTCCTGAACGAATCGTCAAAGCGGGTGACAATGTAACAATCACTTGCATGTTTATCCATACCACAGATATCGAATGGATATTACCGAAAGATCCATCTGCAGCGGTACGTATGACTAAATTATCTTCATTAACTTAGTTCTATGCGTATagttggttttttaaaaaattggattcCAACAGACCGGCAAACGGATGGAACGATTAGTACGTGAGGCAATCTTTCAGAACGATACCCTCGTTTCATCGACGATAACATTGAGAAAGGCCACAGTAAAAGACACGGGATTCTACGAATGCTTTTTGCCTCAATTTCCTGAGCTTCGAGTCAGACAATATATCTACGTCTACAGTAAACTAATGGTTTGAACGAAGATCAAGTGACTGTTTTATAACGTTATATCGCTTGAAAACAGACCGCAGAGACCTCGTTTTCCTCAGTGACGATCTGgggaaattcactttgacgaATGGAAAGAGAGCTGAGATTCCCTGCAAACCGACTCATCCGGACGTGCGCGTTTCACTCAAACGCTGGAATAGTTTTACCGTTGAGCCATTGTCAAAGGTACTACGCCTTCTtccctgttttgtttataGATTAACTGAGCAACGTATGTTCATGTAGGAAGAAACACAAATTGATTTGTTATCAGGACCGAATTGGACTCTGGATGTGCAGAGCGGATTGACGTTGGACAAGGCGACGTTAAACGACTATGGCAGATACGAATGCGTTGGTAAACTGGGCAATTCCACTTCAAAAGTATTCTTCAATATCGTCATGAATGGTCCGTGTTTTTAACACTGAATACAGCACAACCATCGTTTTTGATTCACTTGACTTTACTGTTTATAGGAATTGAACTGACAAGAAATGGCAGTGATCCAGTCCTGGAAGGAAGTAACGTCACTTTGATCTGCCGGTCTTATTTAGCTACCTCTTCGCCACAATGGGCGTATTACCAAACGATAAACGGCACTGAGGAACTAATCCCAATCAACGAACAGGAGCCATCCAATTTCACTATAGGTACGTTGATCGTTTGAGGTCAGCAAAATTGCGCGTTCATAGCTAAACTTGTTGGACGTAATCATCGACAGATATAGTGACGCAGAACAAGACGGCTCAAGGAGAGTTACCTTCGTTGCGTAATTACAAGAGTTTGTTGGTAATGACGAACATCACCAACCGTTTCCCGACAAAGTTTCGATGCACGGGACGTGCGGTCGGCGGTACCTCTGCGTTATTTGCAAATACGGCGCCAATGCATTCGTTCGCCATCACAAGTACGTCTCGTCAAATGACAAATGTGCTCTATTCTTAAATGGGTTTGCACGGCAGAGCCACGAGTACCTTTTATAGTCGACCCGGAGAATGCAACAGTTTTGCTTGTCCTTGGACGCGAAACGAGTTTAAGGTGTGACGGCTATGGAGTACCTGAGCCTACCTTTCAATGGCTCAAGGTTCGTGCATTAAACAGCCATTTTTTTAAGTCTTAATGGCATTCGCTGCTCGTTGAACAGGATGGCAAAGTGATGGTGGAAGATCAATTGATTTTATCGACGGGCAATTCGACAGTGTTGACTCTGCGAGGAACCACAGGTGAAAACGGTAGTTACGCTTGCCAACTGAGCAACAGTGTAGCCGAGAGCTACAAATATTTTGATGTTAAATTCGCCGACGAATCTCAGATATCCATCGCTTTGATCAGCACGGTCGTCGTTGTGGTGGTCATCCTGATCGTGACGCTCGGCACAGGAATCAAACTCTATCAAGATAAGGTAATTTCCCACTTTCCAACAAATGTGTACAGCAAACCtaagttaattatttttaaaatgaaagaagcaAATATTTTTCCCTGGTGCTGAAGCACTGCTCAGAGGAAATGCAAGGGAAATTGACCAACACCTAGGATTGGAAGAACAAGTTGAGATACTTCCATACGACAAACAATGGGAGTTTCCCAGACATCGACTTAAACTCggtataaattattttttattgcgttCACATTCACCTGATTTTCTATCACTTCGCATTGCTGATGAAAAGGTGTGCAATTGGGCGCCGGATGTTTTGGCCGAGTGGTCAAGGCCCTAGCTATTGGTCTTAAAGACTCTGAGGAAACTGTCAAAACAGTGGCAGTGAAGATGGTGCGATCGCAAACGAATGCCACAGCCCTCGAAGCTCTGATTAGCGAATTGAAAATTATGATTCATCTGGGGTCGCATTTGAATGTCGTTAATCTGCTGGGAGCTTGCACGAAAAGCATCATCAGAGGTACTTGTAGTTGTTGGTAAGGGAAAGACGAATCAAATTTGGTTGGTTTTTGCAGGAGAGCTTTTGGTAATCGTCGAGTATTGCCGGTTTGGCAATTTGCAAACGTATTTGGTCGGACATCGCAACACTTTCATTAATCAGGTGGACGAGTTGGGCAATTTCGTGGCGGATGCACAAATGCAGGAGATATGCGACGTATCGGGCAAGACGATGGAATCGATGAACGATTGCGTGGCTGTGAATGTCGATGAAATCGAAATGACACCTCAACATTCAGCGAATTTGGAAAACGAATTTCTTGGGACTGAGGCAAATCGCTCAAATAAAGCTAGTGCCACTGAAGGTGAATCCTATCCTGACCGTTCCATAATTTCTCACTTGATTATTTTCGTTGTTGAACTGGTAGAACAAGGGGACGACGAACGGCCGCAATCCATGTGGGTTTGCCAAGAAGACCCCGAGACTCAAGCCTATCAGTCATCGGTTTGCACAGCCGATTTGATTTCATGGGCTTTCCAAATCGCGAGAGGCATGGATTATTTGGCTAGCAAAAAGGTATGTCAATAAATAATTCTCTGTTGTACACATCAAACAAactactttttgttttgtttcgatttAAAGGTCGTTCATGGCGATTTGGCTGCTCGCAATGTTTTGCTGGCCAACAACGGCGTGGTCAAAATAGCCGATTTTGGCATGTCCCGCAAAATGTATTACAAGGGAAATTACCAACAATCGGGACAGGTAAACTTCATAATTTCTCAATAAAATGGATTTGTAGTTGATTGACGAATCATCTTCGCATAGGGTTTGATGCCAGTCAAGTGGATGGCAATCGAATCGCTGACAGACCGCGTTTTCTCAACTCGATCTGACGTCTGGTCTTATGGCGTTTTCGTCTGGGAACTGTTCACGCTCGGTAAAGTGCCATATCCAGGTAAGTCCTATTTTACCGTAGGCTGGAGGCCAAAGTGCAATGTTTCAAATTCTCTATcattataattatttaattttcgagGTATGGAAGCTAATCACGAGCTTATAAAGCAACTGGAAAAGGGCTACCGAATGGAGAAACCTGCTTTTGCGCCCAATTACCTCGGAGAAATAATGGCAGGTTGCTGGAAATTGGACCCGAAGGAGAGACCGACCTTCAGCCAAATCGAAGAACTCATTTGCGGCCAAATGGAATCGACTGTGTGCGCCAACTATTTCAATCTGTgtaaaacgaatgaaaatttCAACCAAGAGAGAGTTGATCCTCCGGCCATTGAACCCTCCGGGCTTGTAAAACCGCCCGTCTGTGACGATATGCTGAAAGAATCGAAACCGTTGCCCGTCTGTGACGAAAAGCAGAAAGAATCGAAATCGTTGCCCGTCAGTCGTGGCAATAGTGTGAGTATTTTCAGTCACCTCAAAAGAGGCTGGAGTTTAAACGAATATTTCATTTGAGTTATTTGTAGACTCGTTTGAATTTATGGCCCATTTTAAATTCACATTGTGACTCCATGGGTATTTAACTAATTCGCTGTGCCATCCCATTCGGTTGAATAATatttaatcatttctttttctaattggCCTGTACTGCATATTCTAAcgtattcatttttcattgttcttcCACCGTGTTCGACTAAATTTTCAACTGTcgtctgtttttttaaatacaaagcCGATGAAGACAAAGGCCAAAGCTGGATATAGTTTCTTTCTCCTTATTGGATGAGTTGAATCAGTTCAAATCGAATGCGTTTTGCAAATGGACAGGCAACTACGCACTGTGAGAACGGCTGCCTCAATATCTCAAATAGGTGTGAAATGTAGCACAATTACACCAAGTCCATCAACGTTTGACTTTCGTCCTGGAAATGTAAAGGGggaaacgaaaacgaaatgtgTTTCCATTGGGCCACACAGTCTCTCATTGTCATAGTTGTACTGTACATGCTCGTAATGAGAGTAGGCTGATGCGATATTGCTACCCTTTCATATAATATGTATATTTTTGCATGAATAAAAGCCTATCACAAAAACTTGTATGGCAACCTGCAAAGAGCTATGCAATGGAAAAACCTGATTTTGTGTGATGAAGGAAATATCGTATGCATTTTCTCGTCGACCTTGACAATATTGAACGCAGGATCATAGAACCTGTTTCTTTTCGGCTTAGTCGATGCCTGAGACGATACGAGTGGTCGACGGCAGCGGTCCTCATTCAGAGACAAAAAGCGTGAGCGAGCGTATCAGCCGAGCTTAGCAACCAACATGTTGTGACAAGCGTGTGTTTTCAATCCAATCGGAAACGGATTTTGCTGAAACTTTCATCATCGTCAGGTGAGTTGTCATCATGGCTGCTTTATTCTTTGCCCAATTTTAGTTCGCAATTTCACAAATTGCGATATTTTTACAGCAGCACAAGTTCGTCAACGTTTCACATTCGACCTGAGGGCAATTGAAACGGCTGTGTTTCTTGTTGCTGTCGTTGCGGTACTTGCTTATCGCTTTTGAAATGATATAACAATCACATTGTTACATTTTTAGTTGAACCCAAAATGAAAATCGCGAACCCTTTGCCAATGCGTAAATGTACGTCTATGTTAGCAGTCGTTTTCAACATCATCTTCCCgtgttgtttcctttttggaCTTGTTTGGACATTGATCGACGGTCAAAAGAAGTCGGAGACACCGTCGGGACAAGGTGAGAAGCCTCGCAATTTCAAAACATACTGTCCAATTCAAGATAGATTCCTTGGTAATGgaacaaacaaatttgtttCAGATGG from Daphnia carinata strain CSIRO-1 chromosome 6, CSIRO_AGI_Dcar_HiC_V3, whole genome shotgun sequence harbors:
- the LOC130690382 gene encoding vascular endothelial growth factor receptor 2-like codes for the protein MAECLRFVNTVRFRLGLVIVLTGFLISLAIEGRAVVLDKNNGIMLPDKEVQVFNASANISVTCIFIHSVEIKWNVPDYLIKTPGISAMAERLNFIFEKNETHVWSTMTITKARARDTGCYECYLPLFNEVRVKQYLYIYNRRDAVVMEDELVKFRFDIGEEVLIPCNPTHPDVVVQLKRSPQLALGQLSKEELQRDLLSGLSQYWFRQPFKGLRHRNVTLDDFGSYQCSGLLKNSTGKPTDKRFNLIVSGVDLTRNGSARDPVEGSTVVLICRSYALSSPPRWSYYQTASDTEEEQVSISESDTPSELALKINTTKLTVHGETDSYYVSILELSNATVNSPQKFGCWAANKREQIESATISFQVTRARIPVIAARSNSTASVQVVLVKGQARNLTCAGYASPQPEIQWLKDGIQHFDEVYSSGNATVLTLQGTEEEVGSYACIFSNYLGQSFKNFTVTFVEEPDEIGNTVVIAVGTLTAVIILATILIGIKLYFDKKGNLFPGAQALLRGKPNELNDHLSLDEQIEILPYDTRWEFPRHRLKLGVQLGAGCFGRVVKAQAVGVKDSEETVKTVAVKMVRSQTNVAALEALVGELKIMIHLGAHLNVVNLLGACTKSVIKGELLVIVEYCRFGNLQTYLVGHRTDFFNQVDEFGNLLTDAEMQEMDHSRNGNANNVDEIQTCSSQANLIDQDISACPEGSSSSSSSGEVIPGADTFGFYQQDPENQVSHSVSTADLISWSFQIARGMDYLATKKVLHGDLAARNVLLADGGVAKVADFGMSRNMYYEGNYQKESQGLMPVKWMAIESLTDRRFSTQSDVWSYGVLLWEIFTLGKVPYPGMEANHELVVQLEKGYRMEKPDFAPNYFGEIMAGCWKSDPKERPTFSHIEQQISIQMESTVSDHYLNLNESYEKLNQEKVSTPANEPLGLAKALDSKEKLSRKSSDGDMPTNKPVWNAMSLRRISEEKTNIDAMSQQKTQIGNQYV